From Lysobacter auxotrophicus, the proteins below share one genomic window:
- a CDS encoding thioredoxin family protein, translated as MSKSIFAGLALSLCLLAGCAPGVQAEPSRPAPAPEFTGITKWLNAPPQTIAGLKGKVVLVEFWTYSCINCIHVQPHVKQWYDRYRDQGLVVVGVHTPEYDEERSTANVRRAIERFGIDYPVAQDNDYATWHAYGNRFWPAMYLVDKDGRIVHRHYGEGDYDGMEQRIRDLLAAKR; from the coding sequence ATGTCCAAGTCGATTTTCGCGGGCCTCGCGCTGTCGCTCTGCCTGCTCGCCGGCTGCGCGCCGGGCGTGCAGGCCGAGCCTTCGCGCCCGGCGCCCGCACCGGAATTCACCGGCATCACCAAGTGGCTCAACGCGCCGCCGCAGACCATCGCGGGGCTCAAGGGCAAGGTCGTGCTGGTGGAGTTCTGGACCTACTCCTGCATCAACTGCATCCACGTGCAGCCGCATGTAAAGCAGTGGTACGACCGCTATCGCGACCAGGGCCTGGTGGTGGTCGGCGTGCACACGCCCGAGTACGACGAGGAGCGCAGCACCGCCAACGTGCGCCGCGCGATCGAGCGCTTCGGCATCGACTACCCCGTCGCGCAGGACAACGACTACGCCACGTGGCACGCCTACGGCAACCGCTTCTGGCCGGCGATGTACCTGGTCGACAAGGACGGCCGCATCGTCCATCGACATTACGGCGAAGGCGATTACGACGGCATGGAGCAACGCATCCGCGACCTGCTCGCCGCCAAACGCTGA
- a CDS encoding response regulator, whose translation MEHADHILVVDDDREIRQMVADYLRKNGLRASEAADGREMRAVLDTHAIDLIVMDVMMPGEDGLTLTRNLRAGKHRAIPVVMLTAREDQTDRIIGLEMGADDYVTKPFAARELLARIKAVIRRTRMLPPNLQVTEAAQMLAFGRWRLDTTARHLLDPEGTVVALSGAEFRLLRVFLDHPNRVLNRDQLLNLTQGRDAELFDRSIDLLVSRLRQRLQDDAREQSYIKTVRSEGYVFSAAVTIVGDGE comes from the coding sequence ATGGAACACGCAGACCACATCCTCGTCGTGGACGACGACCGCGAGATCCGCCAGATGGTCGCCGACTACCTGCGCAAGAACGGCCTGCGCGCGAGCGAGGCCGCCGATGGCCGCGAGATGCGCGCCGTGCTCGACACGCACGCGATCGACCTGATCGTGATGGACGTGATGATGCCCGGCGAAGACGGCCTGACGCTGACCCGCAACCTGCGCGCCGGCAAGCATCGCGCCATCCCGGTGGTGATGCTGACCGCGCGCGAGGACCAGACCGACCGCATCATCGGCCTGGAAATGGGCGCCGACGATTACGTCACCAAACCCTTCGCCGCGCGCGAACTGCTGGCGCGCATCAAGGCGGTGATCCGCCGCACGCGGATGCTGCCGCCGAATCTACAGGTCACCGAAGCCGCGCAGATGCTCGCATTCGGCCGCTGGCGCCTGGACACCACCGCGCGTCACCTGCTCGATCCGGAGGGCACCGTGGTGGCGCTCAGCGGCGCCGAATTCCGCCTGCTGCGCGTGTTCCTGGACCATCCCAACCGCGTGCTCAACCGCGACCAGCTGCTCAACCTGACGCAGGGCCGCGATGCGGAGCTGTTCGACCGCTCCATCGACCTGCTCGTCAGCCGGCTGCGCCAGCGCCTGCAGGACGACGCGCGCGAGCAGAGCTACATCAAGACCGTGCGCAGCGAAGGCTATGTTTTCAGCGCGGCGGTGACGATCGTCGGCGACGGCGAATGA
- a CDS encoding sensor histidine kinase yields MSAATRRWWWRPRTMASRLYALLAGGLLLAHGLSFGLLFYERYEAASSMLMTNLEQDVVVAVNLLDRLPPEERAEWLPMLQRRTFRYALGDEVFAADGAPAPLSGATSREMAGTIESALGPRYSTRARQVSRDPERFQVEVRLHDGSPVVIDVQPSVMPLAKWLPYVLVLQLAVLLLCAWAAVRLATRPLARLAQAAENVRPDGDGERLPATGPTEVAQAVGAFNAMQDRIARYMKERLQILASISHDLQTPITRMKLRAESMDEVPERAKMLDDLDQMQHLVREGIAYARSAHGSTEAPVRVDLDAFLDSLVCDYVDTGRPVSLAGRIGAPVVTRPHALRRMVANLIDNALKYAGTADVELNDDCGAVVIRVGDRGPGIPEAELARVMEPFYRLEASRNRDTGGTGLGLAIAQQLADSIGATLTLRNRDGGGLVAEVRLPRG; encoded by the coding sequence ATGAGCGCTGCGACGCGCCGCTGGTGGTGGCGGCCGCGCACGATGGCCTCGCGGCTGTATGCGCTGCTGGCCGGCGGACTGCTGCTCGCGCACGGGCTGTCGTTCGGGCTGCTGTTCTACGAGCGCTACGAGGCGGCGTCGTCGATGCTGATGACCAACCTCGAACAGGACGTGGTCGTCGCGGTGAACCTGCTCGACCGCCTGCCGCCGGAAGAGCGCGCCGAGTGGCTGCCGATGCTGCAGCGACGCACGTTCCGTTATGCCCTGGGCGATGAGGTCTTCGCGGCGGACGGTGCGCCGGCGCCGCTGAGCGGCGCGACGTCGCGCGAGATGGCCGGGACGATCGAAAGCGCACTAGGTCCGCGCTATTCGACGCGTGCGCGGCAGGTGTCGCGCGACCCCGAGCGCTTCCAGGTCGAGGTGCGTCTGCATGACGGCAGCCCGGTCGTGATCGACGTGCAGCCGTCGGTGATGCCACTGGCGAAGTGGCTGCCGTACGTGCTCGTGTTGCAGCTGGCGGTGCTGCTGCTGTGCGCCTGGGCCGCCGTGCGGCTGGCGACGCGGCCGCTCGCGCGGCTGGCGCAAGCCGCCGAAAACGTACGCCCGGACGGCGACGGCGAACGGCTTCCGGCCACCGGCCCGACTGAGGTCGCCCAGGCGGTGGGCGCGTTCAACGCGATGCAGGACCGCATCGCGCGCTACATGAAGGAGCGGCTGCAGATCCTCGCGTCGATCTCGCACGACCTGCAGACGCCGATCACGCGCATGAAGCTGCGCGCCGAATCGATGGACGAAGTGCCCGAACGCGCGAAGATGCTGGACGATCTCGACCAGATGCAGCACCTCGTGCGCGAAGGCATCGCCTATGCGCGCAGCGCGCACGGCAGCACCGAGGCCCCGGTGCGCGTGGACCTCGACGCCTTCCTCGACAGCCTGGTCTGCGATTACGTCGACACCGGGCGGCCGGTGAGTCTGGCGGGCCGGATCGGCGCGCCGGTCGTCACGCGCCCGCATGCCTTGCGTCGCATGGTCGCCAATCTCATCGACAACGCGCTCAAATACGCGGGCACGGCGGATGTCGAACTCAACGACGACTGCGGTGCGGTCGTGATCCGCGTGGGCGATCGCGGGCCCGGCATTCCCGAGGCGGAACTGGCGCGCGTGATGGAGCCGTTCTACCGGCTGGAAGCCTCGCGCAACCGCGACACCGGCGGCACCGGCCTGGGGCTGGCGATCGCGCAGCAGCTGGCCGACTCGATCGGCGCGACGCTCACGCTGCGCAATCGCGACGGCGGCGGCCTGGTGGCGGAGGTTCGGCTGCCGCGCGGGTGA
- a CDS encoding MFS transporter, which yields MNGTVAAYPPDRNWPLVAAGAVLGCVGVGVIFALAVLLGPMSAATGWSRGALSSAMTLAFLSMGVGGFAWGALSDRVGPRKVVLVGALLLGLACVLASRSANLWQFRLTYGVLMGIAVSSFFAPVIAATASSFEKRRNIAISLVSAGVGVAPMTMSPLVAWLVSHYDWRQTLLIVGLVAWALTLPAVWFVRASPIAEPASADGAADSTVANAGQALRSRAFIVLAVTYFACCAAHSGPIFHTVSYAVGCGLAVTTAVTIYSMEGAAGLGGRILFGLLADRLGAKPVLVAGLLIQAVAAASYLGVNQLDGFYAVAIVFGMAYGGTMPLYASLAREAFSPQILGLVLGAAGMLSALGMALGPLLGGWLYDRYGSYTWMYVGSMAVGLGAAAIAVWFPSKRKPRRPEALRPVLQQ from the coding sequence ATGAATGGCACCGTCGCCGCGTATCCGCCGGATCGAAACTGGCCCCTGGTCGCCGCCGGCGCCGTCCTCGGCTGCGTCGGGGTGGGCGTGATCTTCGCGCTGGCCGTCCTGCTGGGGCCGATGAGCGCGGCGACCGGCTGGTCGCGCGGGGCCTTGTCCAGCGCGATGACGCTGGCGTTCCTGAGCATGGGCGTGGGCGGCTTCGCCTGGGGCGCGCTGAGCGACCGTGTGGGGCCGCGCAAGGTCGTGCTCGTCGGCGCGCTGCTGCTGGGGCTGGCCTGCGTGTTGGCCAGTCGCTCGGCGAACCTGTGGCAGTTCCGCCTGACCTACGGGGTGCTGATGGGCATCGCGGTGTCGAGCTTCTTCGCGCCCGTCATCGCCGCCACCGCCTCGTCCTTCGAGAAGCGACGCAACATCGCGATATCGCTGGTATCGGCGGGCGTTGGCGTCGCGCCGATGACGATGTCCCCGCTGGTGGCTTGGCTGGTCAGTCATTACGACTGGCGCCAGACCTTGCTGATCGTCGGGCTGGTCGCGTGGGCGCTGACCTTGCCGGCGGTGTGGTTCGTGCGTGCCTCGCCGATCGCTGAACCGGCGTCGGCCGACGGCGCCGCCGACAGTACGGTGGCGAATGCAGGGCAGGCGCTGCGATCACGCGCGTTCATCGTGCTGGCGGTCACGTACTTCGCCTGTTGCGCCGCGCACTCCGGGCCGATCTTCCACACGGTCAGTTACGCCGTCGGGTGCGGCCTTGCGGTGACCACAGCGGTGACGATCTACAGCATGGAAGGCGCGGCGGGGTTGGGTGGACGCATCCTGTTCGGCCTGCTGGCCGACCGTCTGGGCGCGAAACCGGTGCTCGTCGCGGGCCTGCTGATCCAAGCCGTCGCCGCCGCGTCCTACCTCGGCGTGAACCAGTTGGACGGCTTCTACGCAGTCGCGATCGTGTTCGGCATGGCGTACGGCGGCACGATGCCGCTGTATGCCTCGCTGGCGCGCGAGGCGTTCAGTCCGCAGATCCTCGGTCTCGTGCTCGGCGCGGCGGGGATGCTGTCGGCATTGGGAATGGCGCTGGGCCCGCTGCTGGGCGGCTGGCTGTACGACCGCTACGGCAGCTACACGTGGATGTATGTCGGCTCGATGGCCGTGGGGCTGGGGGCCGCGGCCATTGCCGTGTGGTTCCCCTCGAAGCGGAAGCCGCGCCGGCCGGAGGCATTGCGACCCGTGTTGCAGCAATAG
- a CDS encoding methyl-accepting chemotaxis protein — protein sequence MSGFKNLSIAKKLAVAFAVVIALAAMLGGYSILQLRERNVQITDINRNWVPSVRHLLGMRAELGEYRTFEISQLQFQGDAAQLENYRSRMEESKGKMDAALDAYTKLISSDEERKRFNVVAGNLKAYFTAHDKLMAAVNANDFTEATRVSADESRPLRRKLFESLTALTEYNAKGLDKMVASSEAAYRSTVVKISLGIAALVLLGAGLGFVLARLISRPLQRATAVAQGIAAGRIDERIVVDSEDEAGQLLRSMSQMQVTLQRFAHAQGDIARRHDAGEIDFRIDNRDLPGAYGQMAGEINALVDSHIQLNARAIGIVAAYARGDLSQDMDRLPAQKARITDAVDSVKSGMNAINAEIKTLVDAAVAGDFTRRGDAARFQFVYRDVVNSLNQLMSTADNGLNEVGSLLSAVADGDLNRRVDVELPGHFGRLASDANRTVDKLSEIVGQIRQGSDAISSAAAEIAAGNNDLSQRTESQAASLEETASSMEELTSTVRQNADNARQANQLAQSAAEVAGQGGTVVGEVVETMNAINQSSKKIADIIGVIDGIAFQTNILALNAAVEAARAGEQGRGFAVVAAEVRSLAQRSANAAKEIKQLITDSVVKVEEGSQLVDQAGKTMEDIVSSVRKVTGIIADISAASQEQSAGIEQINQAITQMDEGTQQNAALVEEASAAARSLEQQSEQLVQTVAVFRVANAAHAGTHTRTAIVDLPTAPRAKAKSPVKPAASRPAVAPRKVVRGSAAAATDSDWQEF from the coding sequence ATGAGTGGATTCAAGAACCTCTCCATCGCCAAGAAATTGGCCGTGGCCTTCGCCGTCGTGATCGCCCTCGCTGCAATGCTCGGCGGTTACTCGATCCTGCAGTTGCGCGAGCGCAACGTGCAGATCACCGACATCAACCGCAACTGGGTGCCGTCCGTCCGCCACCTGCTGGGCATGCGTGCCGAACTGGGCGAGTACCGCACCTTCGAGATCTCGCAACTGCAGTTCCAGGGCGACGCCGCCCAGCTGGAGAACTACCGCTCGCGCATGGAGGAGTCGAAGGGCAAGATGGACGCCGCGCTCGACGCCTACACGAAGCTGATCTCCAGCGACGAGGAGCGCAAGCGCTTCAACGTCGTCGCCGGCAACCTGAAGGCCTACTTCACCGCGCACGACAAGCTGATGGCTGCCGTCAACGCGAACGACTTCACCGAAGCCACGCGCGTCTCCGCCGACGAATCGCGCCCGCTGCGCCGCAAGCTGTTCGAGTCCCTGACCGCGCTGACCGAGTACAACGCCAAGGGCCTGGACAAGATGGTGGCCTCGTCGGAAGCGGCCTATCGCAGCACGGTGGTCAAGATCTCGCTGGGCATCGCCGCGCTGGTGCTGCTCGGCGCCGGCCTGGGCTTCGTGCTCGCGCGCCTGATCTCGCGCCCGCTGCAGCGCGCCACCGCCGTCGCGCAGGGCATCGCCGCCGGCCGCATCGACGAGCGGATCGTCGTCGACAGCGAGGACGAGGCCGGCCAGCTGCTGCGCAGCATGAGCCAGATGCAGGTGACGCTGCAGCGCTTCGCGCATGCGCAGGGTGACATCGCCCGTCGCCACGACGCGGGCGAGATCGACTTCCGTATCGACAACCGCGACCTGCCCGGCGCATACGGGCAGATGGCCGGCGAGATCAATGCGCTGGTGGACTCGCACATCCAGCTCAACGCGCGCGCCATCGGCATCGTGGCCGCGTATGCGCGCGGCGACCTGTCGCAGGACATGGATCGACTGCCTGCCCAGAAGGCGCGCATCACCGACGCCGTGGACTCGGTCAAGAGCGGCATGAACGCGATCAACGCCGAGATCAAGACGCTGGTCGATGCCGCCGTCGCGGGCGATTTCACCCGCCGTGGCGACGCCGCCCGCTTCCAGTTCGTGTACCGCGACGTGGTCAACTCGCTCAACCAGCTGATGTCGACCGCCGACAACGGCCTGAATGAAGTGGGTTCGCTGCTGTCCGCCGTGGCCGATGGCGACCTCAACCGCCGCGTCGACGTGGAGCTGCCCGGCCACTTCGGCCGCCTGGCCAGCGACGCGAACCGCACGGTCGACAAGCTGTCCGAGATCGTCGGCCAGATCCGCCAGGGCTCCGACGCCATCAGCTCGGCCGCGGCGGAGATCGCGGCCGGCAACAACGATCTGTCGCAGCGCACCGAGTCGCAGGCGGCATCGCTGGAAGAAACCGCGTCGTCGATGGAAGAGCTCACCAGCACGGTGCGCCAGAACGCCGACAATGCCCGCCAGGCCAACCAGCTGGCGCAGAGCGCGGCCGAAGTCGCCGGCCAGGGCGGAACGGTCGTCGGCGAAGTCGTCGAGACGATGAACGCGATCAACCAGTCGTCCAAGAAGATCGCCGACATCATCGGCGTGATCGACGGCATCGCCTTCCAGACCAACATCCTCGCGCTCAATGCCGCCGTGGAAGCCGCCCGTGCGGGCGAACAGGGCCGCGGATTCGCGGTGGTCGCGGCGGAAGTGCGCTCGCTCGCGCAGCGCTCGGCCAACGCGGCCAAGGAGATCAAGCAGCTGATCACCGATTCGGTCGTGAAGGTCGAGGAAGGCAGTCAGCTGGTCGACCAGGCCGGCAAGACGATGGAGGACATCGTCAGCAGCGTGCGCAAGGTGACGGGCATCATCGCCGACATCAGCGCCGCCTCGCAGGAGCAGTCGGCAGGCATCGAGCAGATCAACCAGGCCATCACGCAGATGGACGAAGGCACGCAGCAGAACGCCGCGCTGGTGGAGGAAGCGTCCGCCGCCGCGCGCAGCCTGGAGCAGCAGTCCGAGCAGCTCGTGCAGACGGTGGCGGTGTTCCGCGTCGCGAACGCCGCGCATGCCGGAACCCACACGCGCACGGCGATCGTCGACCTTCCGACCGCACCGCGCGCCAAGGCGAAGTCCCCGGTGAAGCCTGCCGCGTCGCGTCCGGCGGTCGCGCCGCGGAAGGTCGTCCGTGGCAGCGCCGCAGCGGCGACGGATTCGGACTGGCAGGAATTCTGA
- a CDS encoding OprO/OprP family phosphate-selective porin, whose protein sequence is MSHAHLRNIAFALAAVALPFCAHADGLSFKPTGVIYYDGVDAHPDVKPFDDVDKVRSARLGFVAKAGERWQLNVEHEFTDRSTPDAFLQFTPAKGHVLRLGQFKQPFLMEDATSARQTPLMEASLLGSFALGRRIGLGYAWSDANHAVNTAVYGKRLDGKNEGLGAAIRASRALHFGDDLLHLGLGASVDSPDSDTARFSSKPESALATSSLVDTGTLGDVQRTSRAGLEALWIAGAWSVQAEAAAVSSHRDDAADLRGTGGYALASWSPTGHRRNYKAGTVSSPTIGDEMAWELVVRYSTLDLDSGASQGGVQADWNFGATWYVNRYARVMANYVVADSRRRGVDDDPRLLLMRLQLQF, encoded by the coding sequence ATGTCGCACGCACACCTCCGCAACATCGCGTTCGCGCTGGCCGCGGTCGCTCTCCCCTTCTGCGCGCACGCAGATGGCCTCTCCTTCAAACCCACCGGCGTCATCTACTACGACGGCGTCGATGCACATCCCGACGTCAAGCCGTTCGACGACGTCGACAAGGTCCGCTCGGCGCGGCTCGGGTTCGTCGCCAAGGCCGGCGAGCGCTGGCAGCTCAACGTCGAGCACGAGTTCACCGATCGCTCCACGCCGGACGCCTTCCTGCAGTTCACCCCGGCCAAGGGGCACGTGCTGCGCCTGGGCCAGTTCAAGCAACCGTTCCTGATGGAAGATGCGACCAGCGCCCGGCAAACGCCGCTGATGGAAGCCTCGCTGCTGGGCTCGTTCGCACTCGGCCGGCGGATCGGATTGGGCTACGCGTGGTCCGACGCGAACCACGCGGTGAACACCGCCGTCTACGGCAAGCGCCTGGACGGCAAGAACGAAGGGCTGGGCGCGGCCATCCGTGCGTCGCGTGCCCTGCACTTCGGCGACGACCTCCTGCACCTGGGCCTCGGGGCATCGGTGGATTCGCCCGACAGCGACACCGCGCGCTTCTCCAGCAAGCCCGAATCCGCCTTGGCCACCTCGAGCCTGGTCGACACTGGCACGCTGGGCGACGTGCAGCGCACGAGCCGCGCGGGACTGGAAGCGTTGTGGATCGCCGGCGCGTGGTCGGTGCAGGCCGAAGCCGCGGCCGTCAGCTCGCATCGCGACGATGCGGCGGACCTTCGCGGCACCGGCGGCTATGCGCTCGCCAGCTGGTCGCCGACCGGCCACCGTCGCAACTACAAGGCCGGGACCGTGTCCTCGCCGACGATCGGCGACGAGATGGCCTGGGAACTGGTCGTGCGCTACAGCACGCTCGACCTGGACTCCGGCGCATCGCAGGGCGGCGTGCAGGCGGACTGGAACTTCGGCGCGACGTGGTATGTGAACCGCTACGCGCGCGTGATGGCGAACTACGTCGTGGCCGACAGCCGCCGCCGCGGCGTGGACGACGATCCGCGCCTGCTCCTGATGCGCCTGCAGCTGCAGTTCTAG
- a CDS encoding DUF4124 domain-containing protein — MRRKWGWSLGWTWLLALTCTHAPAQSVHKCVTKGGVVSYQSMPCAQDAREAAQWDAPPDPPPRAERQRTANVEHERATQPRAVRTGSSHVVRNTTRPSACEAAKADRERTLERVGLKRTFDLLSRLDEQVRNACR, encoded by the coding sequence ATGCGTCGCAAATGGGGATGGAGCCTTGGATGGACCTGGCTGCTTGCGCTGACGTGCACGCACGCGCCTGCGCAGAGCGTGCACAAGTGCGTGACGAAGGGCGGCGTCGTGAGCTACCAGAGCATGCCGTGCGCGCAGGACGCCCGCGAAGCGGCGCAGTGGGACGCGCCGCCCGATCCGCCGCCAAGGGCGGAACGGCAGCGTACGGCGAACGTCGAACACGAACGCGCGACGCAGCCACGCGCCGTGCGAACCGGCAGTTCGCACGTCGTCCGCAATACGACCCGACCTTCGGCATGCGAGGCCGCGAAGGCCGACCGCGAACGCACGCTCGAACGCGTCGGTCTGAAGCGGACCTTCGACCTGCTCAGCCGCCTGGACGAGCAGGTCCGCAACGCCTGCCGATGA